In one Asterias amurensis chromosome 9, ASM3211899v1 genomic region, the following are encoded:
- the LOC139941363 gene encoding uncharacterized protein has protein sequence MGKGSTFVFLCFAALYVVPNGSHATKQLIPKITNCGPDFEVWFEPDPVLLISGLMANYTLTTKAAYSMLMGTIEAHFDIWPYHLKSTYCEDGRTTDPKGCYIKKGEIRTLGGQLALDGSFASLFTKSVVHGNATLHNEYGELMMCGRLTVQVNDV, from the exons ATGGGGAAAGGATCGACATTTGTGTTTCTCTGCTTTGCCGCTCTGTACGTGGTACCAAATGGTTCTCATGCTACAAAACAGTTGATACCCAAAATTACAAACTGTG GCCCAGATTTCGAAGTGTGGTTTGAACCAGACCCAGTGTTGCTTATTAGTGGTTTGATGGCCAATTATACTCTTACCACGAAAGCAG CTTATAGCATGTTGATGGGAACCATAGAAGCCCATTTCGACATATGGCCATACCATCTCAAATCTACCTACTGCGAAGATGGAAGGACTACAGACCCTAAAGGATGTTATATTAAAAAAGGAG AGATCAGAACACTTGGAGGTCAACTTGCCCTAGATGGAAGTTTTGCTTCTCTTTTTACG AAGTCCGTGGTTCACGGAAATGCCACTCTTCATAATGAATATGGGGAACTGATGATGTGCGGAAGACTAACCGTCCAAGTGAATGACGTCTAA